A single window of Candidatus Woesearchaeota archaeon DNA harbors:
- the amrB gene encoding AmmeMemoRadiSam system protein B — translation MTRFPIVAGQFYPAGQKNLKKQIEKCFSSEFGPGSLPAQKNEKTIGIISPHAGYAFSGPCQASAYKEIAESKADLFIILGLSHSGFPSCLSMEDWKTPFGTVKTDKEFQNQLSGELPVDESAHASEHSIEVQLPFLQFVNNKPRIAPIIASHDLPCKGLAEKIFKAIKTTNKKPIIIASSDFTHYGLSYGYMPFEKNIKENMYRLDKQAIKEIMALKAEEFLKYIRETKATICGKYPIAVLIELCKKIGAEKACLINYYTSGDIIQDYSSAVGYAAIKVI, via the coding sequence ATGACTCGCTTCCCGATTGTTGCAGGCCAGTTCTATCCTGCCGGCCAAAAGAATCTGAAAAAACAGATAGAAAAATGCTTTTCTTCAGAATTCGGCCCTGGCAGCCTGCCGGCTCAAAAAAATGAAAAAACAATAGGAATTATCTCCCCCCATGCAGGCTATGCATTCTCAGGGCCATGCCAGGCTTCAGCTTATAAGGAAATAGCAGAAAGCAAAGCGGATTTATTCATTATTCTGGGGCTAAGCCATTCCGGCTTTCCCAGCTGCCTGTCCATGGAAGACTGGAAAACCCCTTTCGGCACAGTAAAAACAGATAAGGAATTTCAAAACCAGCTCTCAGGGGAATTGCCTGTGGATGAATCTGCCCATGCCTCAGAGCACAGCATAGAAGTACAGCTCCCTTTCCTGCAGTTCGTGAATAATAAGCCCAGAATAGCTCCCATCATAGCATCACATGACCTGCCCTGCAAAGGGCTCGCTGAAAAGATATTCAAAGCAATAAAGACGACAAACAAAAAGCCAATAATAATAGCAAGTTCTGACTTTACGCATTACGGGCTCAGCTATGGTTATATGCCCTTTGAAAAAAACATCAAGGAAAATATGTATAGGCTGGATAAGCAGGCTATAAAGGAAATAATGGCTCTTAAAGCAGAAGAATTCCTAAAGTACATAAGGGAGACAAAAGCAACAATCTGCGGAAAATACCCTATTGCTGTCCTCATAGAGCTCTGCAAAAAGATTGGTGCTGAAAAAGCTTGCTTAATTAATTATTATACATCTGGAGACATAATACAGGACTATTCCTCAGCTGTGGGATATGCAGCTATAAAAGTTATATGA
- a CDS encoding VWA domain-containing protein — MAVKKAFLFTTDALIAAIIIVSGILIFSNLYIQEKDTEHINFLANDMLNIMSEIKVSEINNSYVEYLRSQGKIKNENHTLIELIGELWALNETGECRNLIKNITWELFPKNMGFSLAVANSEIYRRDYGTNSTLIAARKMISGYERSKPVKGSTSRAYLQSIKEKKTASYAYFGGFVGQGNISRQLELIPADAEILAAFLELDAGTSFDLYINNSFCSSFVPVKGNMVSTRWNISPCIGFFRKGVKNNISVIFTGLLNESFIAGGYVKVEYLTKEMVSNQTSGIAYYNFPGITGIINLYSSFYIPGNLNSMEVYIHFYNNKTTFLNIANESVFVSSGSGSDQFVNFIDNSTSMLSENIPIRMGVGNLSEDYNVTSGQPSDSVLVTDVSGSMNDLVPGTVDECSYDCCTGGGWCPGWRSKSCPYPGTCSNEECGACSGWTPNDQNYAVIPKTKLQLAKEAGLQFIDTVLNLTGNKVGLASYQSSLESDEPITDIKINLQNEINSYSTNWWWATCICCGINKAKDMLLSSPDEKFMVVMSDGIENKFCSNFNDYTGSDSGAVNSTDAGSEACSQGITVFAVGFGENADHETLKRVACNESLYYNASDAANISKIYEAIGKRILVIANYSSQIVEVSAQYRKSVLYPDSYIKFNYTPKVEPASFGEIEIVAETSKFRNCSPIITIPGKVRITEAKVLSYSGPYWTSFLSVNGNDIFNISDYGSRYEDIGDPFSLQIAPNMLQNGDNQLVLQTQDDKKNDTGCSKNNTLIYTAAVKSSITYSGVYPKAIGSKWSIETEDGDIITASVPQDYSGSKLSTYNSSGDLGGFDDEDSIDQAVLSLLQNLDFDNNGKININIEQQDLTIQALWVSQVPYLWGPAIAEVRIWQ; from the coding sequence ATGGCAGTAAAAAAAGCCTTCCTTTTCACAACAGATGCCCTGATTGCAGCAATCATAATAGTTTCAGGAATATTAATTTTCTCAAACCTGTACATACAGGAAAAAGATACGGAGCACATCAATTTTCTGGCAAATGATATGCTAAATATAATGTCTGAAATAAAGGTAAGCGAGATAAACAACAGTTATGTTGAATATCTCAGAAGCCAGGGAAAAATAAAGAACGAAAACCACACTTTGATAGAGTTGATAGGCGAGCTATGGGCCTTGAACGAGACAGGCGAATGCAGGAATCTTATCAAAAACATAACATGGGAATTATTCCCAAAAAACATGGGATTCAGCCTGGCTGTCGCTAATTCAGAAATATACAGGAGGGATTACGGGACAAACAGCACTTTGATCGCAGCAAGAAAGATGATTTCAGGATATGAGAGAAGCAAGCCTGTGAAGGGCTCTACATCAAGGGCATACCTCCAGAGCATAAAGGAGAAAAAAACTGCCTCTTATGCTTACTTTGGGGGTTTTGTGGGCCAGGGAAACATATCAAGGCAGCTCGAGTTAATTCCTGCAGATGCAGAAATTTTAGCGGCCTTTCTAGAGCTGGACGCAGGAACGTCCTTTGACTTATACATAAACAACAGCTTCTGCAGTTCTTTCGTTCCTGTCAAGGGAAACATGGTTTCTACAAGATGGAATATCTCACCCTGCATCGGCTTTTTCAGAAAAGGAGTAAAAAATAACATATCAGTAATATTCACGGGCCTTTTGAACGAATCTTTCATAGCCGGTGGCTATGTAAAGGTAGAATACCTCACTAAAGAAATGGTGAGCAATCAAACATCGGGGATAGCATATTATAACTTCCCGGGCATAACAGGGATAATAAATCTCTATTCCTCATTCTATATTCCCGGAAACCTCAACTCCATGGAAGTATATATACATTTCTACAATAACAAGACAACATTCCTGAATATTGCTAACGAATCTGTATTTGTAAGCTCAGGCTCAGGTTCTGATCAGTTTGTAAATTTTATAGACAACAGCACCAGTATGCTGTCCGAGAATATTCCCATCAGGATGGGCGTAGGCAACTTGAGTGAAGATTATAACGTAACATCCGGCCAGCCTTCTGATTCTGTTCTTGTAACCGATGTGTCAGGAAGCATGAACGACCTCGTGCCCGGAACAGTGGATGAATGCAGCTATGACTGCTGTACTGGCGGGGGCTGGTGCCCTGGCTGGCGCTCTAAAAGCTGCCCTTATCCAGGCACATGCAGTAATGAGGAATGCGGTGCATGCTCCGGCTGGACCCCAAATGACCAGAATTACGCAGTCATCCCGAAAACAAAACTCCAGCTGGCCAAGGAAGCAGGCCTGCAGTTCATAGACACAGTGCTAAACCTGACAGGCAATAAGGTAGGGCTTGCCAGCTATCAAAGCAGCCTTGAAAGCGACGAGCCTATCACTGATATAAAAATCAACCTGCAAAACGAGATAAATTCATATTCGACGAATTGGTGGTGGGCAACCTGCATCTGCTGCGGGATAAACAAGGCAAAGGACATGCTTCTGTCGTCACCCGATGAGAAGTTTATGGTAGTTATGTCCGACGGCATTGAAAATAAGTTTTGCAGCAATTTTAACGACTACACTGGCTCGGATTCCGGGGCTGTTAACTCCACAGACGCAGGCAGTGAAGCGTGTAGCCAGGGAATAACTGTTTTTGCAGTGGGTTTTGGGGAAAACGCTGATCATGAAACTTTAAAGAGAGTGGCATGCAATGAATCCCTTTACTATAATGCCTCAGATGCAGCGAATATATCTAAGATTTATGAAGCAATCGGAAAGAGGATACTGGTCATAGCCAATTACTCATCCCAGATAGTAGAGGTAAGCGCCCAATACAGGAAGTCTGTTCTTTATCCTGACTCATACATAAAATTCAATTACACCCCCAAAGTAGAGCCTGCTTCATTCGGTGAAATTGAAATTGTAGCCGAAACAAGCAAGTTCCGGAATTGCTCACCGATAATAACCATTCCCGGAAAGGTGAGAATAACAGAGGCAAAAGTGCTATCTTATTCCGGCCCTTACTGGACAAGCTTTTTGTCTGTAAACGGCAATGATATATTCAACATAAGCGATTACGGCTCAAGGTATGAGGATATTGGAGACCCTTTCTCACTGCAGATAGCGCCAAACATGCTTCAAAACGGGGATAACCAGCTGGTGCTTCAGACCCAAGACGACAAAAAAAATGATACAGGCTGCTCTAAGAACAATACTTTAATCTACACTGCAGCAGTAAAATCATCCATAACATATAGCGGCGTCTATCCTAAAGCAATAGGCTCAAAATGGAGCATAGAAACAGAAGACGGGGACATAATCACAGCCTCTGTACCCCAAGATTATTCAGGCAGCAAGCTAAGCACATATAATTCGTCAGGCGATTTAGGTGGCTTCGATGATGAAGACAGCATAGATCAGGCAGTCCTTTCCCTGCTCCAGAATCTTGATTTCGACAATAACGGAAAGATTAACATCAATATTGAGCAGCAGGACTTAACTATACAGGCATTGTGGGTATCTCAAGTGCCTTATTTATGGGGCCCTGCAATCGCAGAGGTGAGGATATGGCAATAG
- a CDS encoding adenosylhomocysteinase: MDKTENYEIRNIKLAEQGRKNIAWAEAQMGALIKIRERFEQELPLEGIRIGIALHPTKETAALVRTLKAGGADVAVCACNPLSTQDDVAAALAEEGYKIWAYKGETKEDYYRFLNNVIKTKPHYTLDDGCDLISEIHSRHQELIKGIIAGAEETTTGVIRLKAMEKDRALKYPVIAVNSLKTKHLFDNFLGTGQSTIDGILRASSILIAGKTFVVCGYGQCGKGVAARAQGMGANVIVCEVDAVKALQALHDGCRVMPIAEAAKLGDIFVTVTGNKHVIRREHIESMKEGAILANSGHFDLEIDVEGLGKLSRHKEKIRDSLDRYSLNNGKNIYLVGEGRLCNLAAAEGHPSVVMAQSFCGQALAAEYAVKNKDKLAAKVISLPDEIDNEIAELQLQALGTKKDILTKEQELYLDSWQEGT, encoded by the coding sequence ATGGATAAGACAGAAAATTATGAAATAAGAAACATAAAGCTTGCAGAACAGGGCAGGAAAAATATTGCCTGGGCTGAAGCCCAGATGGGAGCCCTCATTAAAATAAGGGAGCGGTTTGAACAAGAGCTTCCCTTAGAAGGCATAAGGATAGGCATAGCCTTGCATCCTACGAAAGAAACAGCAGCTTTGGTCAGGACCCTAAAAGCAGGGGGGGCAGATGTCGCTGTCTGTGCGTGCAATCCGCTGTCAACACAGGATGATGTTGCTGCCGCTTTGGCAGAAGAAGGATACAAAATCTGGGCATATAAGGGCGAGACAAAAGAAGACTATTACCGTTTCCTGAATAACGTAATAAAAACTAAGCCGCACTATACATTAGACGACGGCTGCGACTTAATATCTGAAATTCACAGCAGGCATCAAGAATTGATAAAGGGCATAATAGCAGGCGCAGAAGAAACCACCACAGGAGTTATAAGGCTTAAGGCAATGGAAAAAGACCGTGCTCTGAAGTATCCTGTAATCGCAGTTAACAGCCTAAAGACAAAGCACCTCTTCGATAATTTCTTAGGCACAGGCCAGTCTACTATTGACGGCATTTTAAGGGCTTCCAGCATCCTGATTGCAGGAAAAACCTTTGTCGTTTGCGGCTACGGCCAGTGCGGAAAAGGTGTGGCAGCAAGAGCACAGGGTATGGGCGCCAATGTGATTGTCTGTGAAGTGGATGCAGTTAAAGCGCTCCAGGCTCTCCACGATGGCTGCAGGGTCATGCCGATTGCAGAAGCAGCAAAGCTAGGTGATATCTTTGTAACTGTTACAGGAAATAAGCACGTGATAAGGAGGGAGCATATTGAATCCATGAAAGAAGGTGCAATCCTAGCAAATTCAGGCCATTTCGATTTAGAGATCGACGTGGAAGGGCTGGGGAAACTGTCAAGGCATAAGGAAAAAATAAGGGACAGCTTAGACAGGTATTCCCTCAATAACGGGAAAAATATATATCTGGTCGGGGAAGGCAGGTTATGCAACCTGGCAGCAGCTGAGGGCCATCCCTCTGTCGTAATGGCTCAAAGCTTCTGCGGCCAGGCATTGGCTGCAGAGTATGCTGTAAAAAATAAGGACAAGTTGGCTGCAAAAGTAATATCTCTGCCGGATGAAATCGATAATGAAATTGCAGAATTGCAGCTACAGGCGCTAGGCACAAAAAAAGATATACTGACAAAAGAGCAGGAGCTCTACCTGGATAGCTGGCAGGAAGGAACATAA
- a CDS encoding winged helix-turn-helix transcriptional regulator, producing the protein MKMDKKDSAVISLLRENSRYSVRDIARKTGIRPSTVHQRMARLKEEGVIEKFTVKTDNKKAGESFVVWMFVKTRPSIQLSKKVLDNRHVKEIFGITGEYDLLMKMKFKDIIEFNDYIIKFRKEEPVETTHTMVSTALIKEEI; encoded by the coding sequence ATGAAAATGGACAAAAAAGATTCAGCTGTTATAAGCCTGCTTAGGGAAAACAGCAGGTATTCTGTTCGTGATATTGCAAGAAAGACCGGAATCAGGCCTTCTACTGTGCATCAAAGGATGGCCAGGCTTAAAGAAGAAGGGGTGATAGAGAAATTTACGGTCAAGACTGACAACAAGAAAGCCGGCGAGAGCTTTGTTGTCTGGATGTTTGTGAAAACAAGGCCTTCCATACAGCTTTCCAAAAAAGTCCTGGATAACAGGCATGTCAAGGAAATATTCGGGATAACAGGGGAGTATGATCTGCTGATGAAAATGAAATTTAAAGACATTATAGAGTTTAATGATTATATCATCAAGTTCAGAAAGGAAGAGCCAGTCGAAACAACACACACTATGGTAAGCACAGCATTAATCAAGGAGGAAATTTAA
- a CDS encoding PGF-pre-PGF domain-containing protein — MLKMLKDAKVDYKVFLISVLFVVCLAGLVSAATFEGTVKFSNGTAADNANVTISLKNHSNNYQSTVWNSTLTDSDGNFSIGYDDGLDSNDYTYDVDVVYQSGNNVWVNKPFGGLEPNMIGMALDGVTFYLMEGAKIVLEVVNGSGSNLPFYYQIKDMNLGFPVAEQYDGYVTSAEVYTMKNRNYSIMVNPNESMTRIYTLNNISDYSDMMDVNVTINASDTYVWVSGNVTITGGSSGQYDFFHIIPYMDEGLGQVFMDYGSLIKNLSSNRGDYTDVINATSGIYNITLLGGNTAQNYMLLFYARNGTNHYAMYQNISVTSTDVELNVTLQELAGVKNTTLQQYDEGGFYYMNISAVNFSILDSSNLPFTDSLFVEVELDYSSYGGKTFSFVQDVVGGSFMLPLLNTSVKKLIIYPSGTNGPLKKKFTRDEINVNPVQLSLSTFNVSGIDDEDFSDSVQIEFLEDSADCNVPNPHSNCTLFSFNQDDFMQEVAKIIFGGGQFSFRMRKTDNNVTVHYRNVDMLASGPPDALFDGDGNETQSGSSLDEVWRFGSNGPDIYDDVLIGIPFGVAVDPATVSAHIDKLYDEDDFASASWDLSVNGTPTDRDNLSEDFKDFYDNNPDYFNISADDFCNMTDSTMANHDCYVDESKKMVWLRIPHFSGTGPKITGIVDLGNITFDSGLYNCYSNCTAYVNVTVANNSLDGVQNITINNSELPDSVIEYKISYYNNTDSTWNYAGDANTNNTEIIDFNLTLGDNQFMFNITMSSATTAKWNFSIQLNNSGTYYSAYSYLDAVSLSSPAIGASTADLTPDFTYTLYTHNETQKCILYINGSNYGQNTSTPNGTAATITANSALSAGNYEWLIGCNLTGNSSARTLTVSSLVPVVSLNSPANNTYDQDGSVEFNWTGTNASGTDKDLDACVLWGNFSGSWNANATVSNAESGVHNTTTLSLGNGTYVWNVKCNDSVGNSAFNGTNRTLTIDQVAPTITINAPASGQNVTTNTTINVTFHDPARGIDNTSLQVNISSDVYEFPTNITCSPIPLSNDTRATICNLSTADSDGDYTLSIAASDGLGNSNNASRAFTIDSTDPVINADSITFDDNFITSGQALWVTVNATDTTSGVASVVLSGTGLSFNSSSLSHNAGGDVWNASVNITGDESTYNLTATATDHAGNSVNDSSYQFTIQTAGPQITVTSPTEGQIITNADGNVMFNWTVIGTNLSYTNVSIDNWKWTTAGNTSNGTTVQNATGITAGIHTAVFIAIDEAGNWATNVTRNFKVNRQVDVTNYLVDLNTSLGNSRVKTVQIKNSSGGSMDGNNWMNQSLDIVISTNESVSNLNVTISLSDGLEADWNRNFSMESDAAGTTGTNIANNWTTTVKKIVEFNSSLDDFISNNSVYYGSIVIPYDASDSTQITNVWWFEDETDITAPTNLSACTSVGNTSAYTVTNTTPCFSVTASDSTTIYLPHYSIVMAGNDSRAPTVTKNKPDDTQTTATFYINITTTLDARSCVFNLDYNSSALTALSWSNNTNKTGELSSIVGGKKHCTYFTSLKNNATGANYTLTVYIDDAAGNMNITSFNFEAADTTTPGISGVRNSSITTSGAVITWNTTEYANASVKYWASGISAAYQTDTSFDQKTQSISLSSLSASTTYIYNTTSCDYTGNCNMTGTYNFTTAASSSTTTTTTSSSSGGGGGGTATSTNVIATEARIWASITSGDSISWDIANSKIAVRGLSFSTKSNYNNVGLDVSSINKPASLAAPNMEVYQYIDIDAQNLPDSGISSAKIKFRIPFSWFNANNIKRNTVKLLRYNNGWKSLSTEEVSTDSSNAYFEAETPGFSYFAIAGEKPEAEAPDMALQSPLSHQDESQEEAAGEEDGEDQIVEQKSYAWIFWLILIVVIVGLAVYFFISHRKREESQQ; from the coding sequence TGTTTGGAACTCTACACTTACAGATAGCGATGGGAATTTTAGTATAGGGTATGATGATGGTCTTGATTCAAATGACTATACTTATGATGTTGATGTAGTTTATCAAAGCGGAAACAATGTTTGGGTAAACAAGCCATTCGGGGGTCTGGAACCAAATATGATCGGCATGGCATTGGATGGTGTTACTTTCTATCTAATGGAAGGCGCGAAGATAGTGTTAGAAGTTGTTAATGGATCTGGCAGCAATCTGCCTTTCTACTATCAGATCAAGGATATGAATTTAGGATTTCCAGTAGCTGAACAGTATGATGGATATGTAACTTCTGCGGAAGTATACACTATGAAGAACAGAAATTATTCGATAATGGTGAATCCAAATGAGAGCATGACAAGGATATATACCCTCAATAATATCTCAGATTATTCTGATATGATGGATGTTAACGTAACAATCAATGCAAGCGATACTTATGTATGGGTTTCAGGAAATGTAACTATTACCGGCGGCAGTTCTGGCCAATATGATTTTTTTCATATAATCCCTTATATGGATGAAGGGCTGGGTCAAGTCTTTATGGACTATGGAAGCCTAATCAAGAACCTGTCATCAAACAGAGGAGATTATACTGATGTTATAAATGCAACCAGCGGAATTTATAATATAACTTTGTTAGGGGGCAATACTGCACAAAATTATATGCTTTTATTCTATGCGAGAAACGGAACTAACCACTATGCTATGTACCAGAATATCAGTGTTACAAGCACGGATGTTGAACTAAATGTAACACTTCAGGAGCTTGCAGGTGTGAAGAACACGACACTACAGCAGTATGATGAAGGCGGTTTTTATTACATGAATATCAGTGCAGTGAATTTTTCTATATTGGATTCAAGCAATCTCCCTTTTACTGATTCCTTATTTGTAGAGGTAGAGTTAGATTACAGCAGTTATGGCGGCAAGACCTTTTCATTCGTGCAGGATGTTGTTGGGGGATCTTTTATGCTGCCACTGCTAAATACCAGTGTAAAAAAGCTTATTATATACCCTTCGGGAACAAATGGCCCTTTGAAAAAGAAATTTACAAGAGACGAGATAAATGTAAATCCTGTCCAGCTTTCTCTTTCAACATTTAATGTAAGCGGCATTGATGATGAAGATTTTTCTGATTCTGTCCAAATTGAGTTTTTGGAGGATTCAGCTGATTGTAATGTACCTAATCCCCATTCTAATTGCACGCTATTTTCTTTTAACCAAGATGATTTTATGCAAGAGGTAGCAAAGATAATTTTCGGCGGCGGGCAATTCAGCTTTAGGATGCGAAAGACTGACAATAATGTAACAGTTCATTACAGGAACGTAGATATGCTTGCTTCAGGGCCGCCAGATGCATTATTCGATGGAGACGGAAATGAGACACAATCTGGTTCAAGTCTTGATGAAGTGTGGAGATTTGGAAGCAACGGTCCTGACATATATGATGATGTATTGATAGGAATACCTTTTGGAGTTGCAGTAGATCCTGCTACAGTAAGCGCTCATATCGATAAGCTGTATGATGAAGATGATTTTGCCTCTGCGAGTTGGGATCTGAGCGTTAACGGTACCCCAACAGACAGGGATAACTTATCAGAGGATTTCAAGGATTTCTATGACAATAACCCTGACTATTTCAATATTTCTGCGGATGATTTCTGCAATATGACTGATTCCACTATGGCAAATCATGACTGCTATGTAGATGAATCAAAAAAGATGGTGTGGCTGAGGATTCCGCATTTCTCTGGAACGGGTCCGAAGATTACAGGTATTGTTGACTTAGGCAACATTACTTTTGATAGCGGACTTTATAACTGCTATTCCAACTGCACAGCTTATGTTAATGTTACAGTGGCAAACAACAGTCTTGATGGCGTGCAGAATATTACTATCAATAATTCAGAGCTGCCTGATTCAGTAATTGAGTATAAGATAAGTTATTACAATAATACTGATAGTACATGGAATTATGCAGGAGATGCTAATACGAACAACACAGAGATAATTGATTTCAACCTAACTTTAGGAGACAATCAGTTTATGTTTAATATAACAATGTCTTCAGCTACTACGGCAAAATGGAATTTCAGCATACAGCTGAATAATTCAGGAACTTATTATTCGGCTTACTCCTATCTGGATGCAGTAAGCTTGTCTTCACCGGCTATTGGAGCATCGACAGCAGATCTGACACCTGATTTTACATATACGTTGTATACGCACAATGAAACGCAGAAATGCATATTATATATCAACGGAAGCAATTATGGGCAGAATACATCGACACCGAACGGAACTGCAGCGACGATAACTGCAAATTCAGCATTGTCTGCAGGTAATTATGAATGGCTTATTGGATGCAATCTGACCGGGAATTCGAGTGCGAGAACATTGACAGTAAGTAGCTTGGTGCCTGTGGTAAGCTTGAATTCTCCTGCTAATAATACCTATGATCAGGATGGCAGTGTAGAGTTCAACTGGACAGGGACCAATGCTTCAGGAACAGATAAGGATTTGGATGCTTGCGTGTTATGGGGTAATTTTTCAGGCAGCTGGAACGCAAATGCAACGGTAAGTAATGCAGAATCAGGTGTACATAATACCACAACATTGAGTTTAGGAAATGGAACATATGTATGGAATGTCAAGTGCAACGACTCAGTAGGAAATTCAGCTTTTAATGGAACGAACAGGACATTGACTATCGATCAGGTCGCTCCAACAATTACGATAAATGCTCCGGCTTCAGGGCAGAATGTGACTACGAATACAACAATCAATGTGACTTTCCATGACCCAGCAAGAGGGATCGACAATACATCACTACAAGTGAACATCAGCTCAGATGTCTATGAATTCCCGACAAACATAACATGCAGCCCTATACCTTTATCAAATGATACAAGGGCGACAATATGCAACTTAAGTACAGCAGATAGTGACGGAGACTATACTTTAAGTATAGCTGCTAGTGACGGGCTGGGCAATTCTAATAATGCGTCGAGGGCGTTTACCATAGACAGCACTGATCCAGTGATCAATGCAGATTCTATCACTTTTGATGACAATTTTATCACATCAGGTCAGGCCCTATGGGTTACTGTCAATGCTACTGACACCACAAGCGGAGTTGCATCGGTTGTTCTTTCAGGAACAGGGCTGAGTTTTAATTCTTCGAGCCTGAGCCACAATGCTGGCGGTGACGTATGGAATGCGTCAGTCAACATAACAGGAGATGAAAGTACCTATAATCTGACAGCCACAGCTACTGATCATGCAGGAAATAGTGTTAATGATAGTTCATACCAGTTTACTATCCAGACTGCAGGGCCGCAGATTACGGTGACTTCACCTACTGAGGGGCAGATAATTACTAATGCAGATGGAAATGTGATGTTTAACTGGACTGTGATTGGCACTAATCTAAGCTATACCAATGTTTCGATAGACAACTGGAAATGGACCACGGCAGGCAATACCTCCAACGGCACTACAGTGCAGAATGCTACAGGAATAACTGCAGGAATCCATACAGCAGTATTCATCGCGATTGATGAAGCAGGGAATTGGGCAACTAATGTCACCAGGAACTTCAAGGTTAACAGGCAGGTTGATGTAACTAATTATTTAGTGGATCTTAATACATCTCTTGGAAATTCCAGGGTAAAGACAGTGCAGATAAAGAATAGTTCAGGAGGCTCCATGGACGGGAATAACTGGATGAACCAAAGCTTGGATATTGTAATATCCACAAATGAAAGCGTCTCTAACCTTAACGTCACTATAAGCTTATCAGACGGCTTAGAGGCAGACTGGAACCGAAATTTCAGCATGGAGAGTGATGCTGCAGGAACTACAGGGACAAATATTGCCAATAACTGGACAACAACTGTGAAGAAAATAGTTGAATTCAATTCGTCACTGGATGATTTTATCAGCAATAATTCAGTTTACTATGGCAGTATTGTGATACCATACGATGCTTCTGACAGCACGCAGATCACGAATGTTTGGTGGTTTGAAGATGAGACTGATATTACTGCTCCAACGAACTTATCTGCATGCACAAGCGTGGGAAACACGAGCGCTTATACAGTAACAAATACAACCCCTTGCTTTAGTGTGACAGCTTCAGATTCAACAACCATATATCTGCCACATTATAGTATAGTGATGGCAGGCAATGATTCAAGGGCGCCAACTGTAACAAAGAACAAGCCAGACGACACGCAAACAACAGCAACTTTCTATATTAACATAACAACAACACTTGATGCAAGAAGCTGCGTATTCAATCTGGACTATAACTCCTCCGCTCTTACTGCTTTGAGCTGGTCTAATAATACCAATAAGACAGGGGAATTGTCTTCAATTGTAGGGGGCAAGAAGCACTGCACTTATTTTACAAGCCTCAAGAACAATGCAACAGGAGCCAATTATACGCTGACTGTCTACATCGATGATGCTGCCGGCAACATGAATATTACATCCTTTAACTTTGAGGCAGCAGACACAACAACGCCTGGCATTAGCGGAGTAAGGAATTCAAGCATAACTACAAGCGGAGCTGTAATTACATGGAACACGACGGAATATGCAAATGCCAGTGTAAAATACTGGGCAAGCGGAATCTCGGCTGCTTATCAGACTGATACCAGCTTTGACCAGAAAACACAGAGCATTTCTTTGTCCAGCTTAAGTGCAAGCACAACTTACATATACAACACTACAAGCTGCGATTATACCGGAAACTGCAATATGACTGGAACCTATAATTTTACAACAGCTGCGAGCTCTTCCACAACTACTACAACAACAAGCAGCTCATCAGGCGGAGGCGGAGGCGGAACAGCAACCTCGACCAATGTCATAGCGACAGAAGCAAGGATATGGGCAAGCATAACATCGGGAGATAGCATAAGCTGGGATATTGCCAACAGCAAGATTGCGGTAAGAGGGCTGTCATTCAGCACAAAGAGCAATTATAATAATGTGGGTCTGGATGTGTCAAGCATAAACAAGCCTGCAAGCCTGGCTGCCCCAAACATGGAGGTATACCAGTACATTGACATTGATGCGCAGAACCTTCCTGATTCAGGAATCAGCTCAGCAAAGATCAAGTTCAGGATACCTTTCAGCTGGTTTAACGCTAATAACATAAAGAGAAACACAGTAAAGCTTCTTAGATACAACAACGGATGGAAATCATTAAGCACTGAAGAGGTAAGCACGGACAGCAGCAATGCTTATTTCGAGGCAGAAACGCCCGGATTCAGCTATTTTGCAATTGCAGGAGAGAAGCCTGAAGCAGAAGCTCCGGATATGGCTCTTCAATCTCCGTTATCTCATCAGGATGAAAGCCAGGAAGAAGCGGCAGGCGAAGAAGATGGAGAAGATCAGATAGTGGAGCAGAAATCATATGCATGGATATTCTGGCTGATATTGATTGTTGTGATTGTGGGTCTGGCTGTCTACTTTTTTATCAGCCACAGGAAGAGGGAAGAAAGCCAACAATAA